CCAGTTTGGTCGACAGCTGCAGACGACTCATGGGATGGTCCCACCACGTCCGTCGTGGTGCGGGTTCAAACGGTACCCGATGCTGCGCACGGTCTCGATCAGGTGCCGGGAACAGCCGGCTGCGACCAATTTGGCGCGCAACGTCTTGACGTGGGTGTCGACGGTGCGCACGTCGCCGTCGTAATCCCAGCCCCATACCCGCTCGATGATCCGCGCGCGGTCCAGCACCTGCCCCGGATGCCGTGCCAACAAGGCCAGGAGATCGAACTCCTTAGGCGTCAGATTCAAACGGCGTCCATGGCAGTATGCCTCCCGGGCCGGCACGTCGATGAGCAGGGGCCCGGCGATCACCCGGTCGGCCGGTCGCCCCTCGACCCTTGGGGTGCGGCGCAGGACCGCT
The sequence above is drawn from the Thermaerobacter sp. FW80 genome and encodes:
- a CDS encoding response regulator transcription factor — translated: MRILVVDDEAPMRALLRLFLEQHGFAVSEAEDGYEALERVRTERPDLVLLDIMLPGIDGWAVCRILRRESDVPVIMLTARDDVRDRVSGLEAGADDYLVKPFAEEELLARIRAVLRRTPRVEGRPADRVIAGPLLIDVPAREAYCHGRRLNLTPKEFDLLALLARHPGQVLDRARIIERVWGWDYDGDVRTVDTHVKTLRAKLVAAGCSRHLIETVRSIGYRLNPHHDGRGGTIP